The genomic interval TGTCCGTCTGTTGCATCGCTTTTTCCCAGTGCATACCGCATAATGTTCGCCAGTATCAGTATCGAATCCGCAGTTTCCTTATTTAGTTTAATAACTTTTCCATAAATGAAACTTAACGAGTTAAACAGGAAATGAGGATTGATCTGGTGCTTTAACGCACTGAGTTCTGCTTCTGTTCTTTGTTTTTCCAACATGATACGTTCTTTCCCTTTTCGTACCCATTCCACTAACAGCGCTATTGAAAAACTTGTAATAAGATTAAATACGTACACTATCAGCAATAGCCAGCTCATACTGTTCAGAGATAACGAAGTTTTGGTGGAAACAACATTATGCTCCCGCTGGATCAAAAAGTAGCCATAGTTCAATATGAATTTGATGAGGAAAAGCAATATTGTGATCATCAGCAGTTTGCTGTACTTACGCTCCTTATGCATCGCAGGAATGATCACTTTAAATATCAGTATATAATGGGTAATAACTGATTCGACTACAAAAAGTAGCAGATTCCATGGATTGGTAAATTCTTTAGTGGTTCGACCGGGATCCACTACGTAGGACAGGAAGAAGAAAGCGCCATATATAAACAAGGAGAATAATGTCAGTAAAAGCAATCGCCTGTAATTTACTTTCAACATCTGGTGATGGTTTTTATAAAGAGGAATTGCGTAAGGGTACTTACGCAATTCCTTTATGGGTTTACTGATTGTACTTAATAAAGGTCGCAATTATCTTTGTTTCCTTAATATCCCTTGTTTGAGAGGATGAATTGGCTATTACCTTATCCTTCTTCGTTTTACTTGCAATGGCTGTGCCATTTTGCTGGGTAACGACCACCTCTTCCGTGAGCGTCATAATTACGCCATCTGCTCCTTTGGCTTTTCCCATTTCTATCACCTTTTGCTGAGTGGCTTCTATTGAACCAAATCCTTTCTCAATGGTGGTAGAACCCATGGTGGTATATTGCTTTCTGATGTCAGCCTTGTCGAGATATACGTCAACATTTGAAGTGGGTGGATATGTGGTTCCAAAATAAGATGGCTTGGCACATGCAGTCATCAACGTAATAAGCAGTATTCCAAATAACTGAATTAATGTTTCTTTTTTCATTTTAGATGTTTTAAATGTGTCAATTGCTGATTGCGCTATTTAGTGCGAAATCATGAGCAAATTTATCCTGACACACTTACCTCTAAAACTTTGTTATTTGAAATGGCGTTTACTGCATGTAAATGGGATTTATTTTCGCCATTCGGCTACATCGTCGGCCACAGCAATCGCTTCGATCTCTACCATGGCAGCAGGTGGATACTACTCATAACAATACTGCTTTATTGCCGGGCGTTAAATGAAATCTTAGGGAGTTAGCGAATCTTAAATAAGTTCCCTCATTAGGTTAGGCGATGGTTAATATCGCGTTAACTCTAATATCGATGTCCTGGTGATAGGGGAGTTGTCGGAAGTACAAAGGAATATTAAGCGAACAGGCAAAATCGGCCAATTATGGATATGGTGGTAAATAATGGGCTTTACTTTAATTTAGTTCGTCAGATATTTTGATACGGGCGGTAGCCCTCGTTTCCCTTCGACAATTGTTGTTGTATTGTAGACCTTGAAGGGAAATTTTAAAAGAATAGTCAAACCATGATCATTTTCGATGGAAAAAGTTCCTTCCAGTTGTGTAATCAGTCCTTCCAAAAGTCTGATCCCAAGTGTATTTGAAGTTGTGGGATTGAAATCTTTGGGCAATCCTACCCCGTTATCGCTGATTTTTATCTCTATGAAGGCTCCTGCGCGTTTAACAAGGATATTGATATGGCCCGTTTGATGATCAGGAAATGCATATTTCAGTGCGTTGGTCACAGTTTCATTTAAGATGATACCTACAGGTATCGCCTGGGAAACATCAAGGGTGATATCATCAATCTCACACGTTATCGCGACCTTGTTCATGCTGTAATTTAAAGAACTGTTTAATGAATGGACTAATTCTTTAATGTATAATGAAAGGTTGATCTCCGTCGTGTTATCCGTCTTGTATAATTGATCATGTATCAACGCGATTGCCTGCACGCGGTTCTGGCTTTCAAGTATCGCTTCCTGTGCTTTTTCGTTCTGTACATAGCCCGATTGCGTATCCAACAGGCTCATCACGATCTGCAGATTATTTTTGACACGGTGGTTCACTTCCTTGAGTAGCAGGTCTTTTTCCCCGATGAGCTGATTCTTGTCCGATACCAGATGCTGTAACGAAATATTTTGTTGGTCGATCTCAGATTTCTGAAGCAACAAAAGCGCATTGCTGCGTTGTTTTAACCTGTAACGGCTATAAATAAGTGCAGTAATGATCAGTAATAACACAATTCCGCCAATGGTCACCTTATGGAGAAGTTGGTTACGTTTCAATTTAATATCACTTATCAGCGCTTCCCTGGTAAGCGAGTCTATGTGCCTGTTTTTTTCCAGTGCCTCATTTTCAATATGAAGTAGGGAGATTTGATAGTTTCTTGCGATATTATCAATTGAATCTTTAATCTCCTTTTCTTTAAGAAAGTGCTTCATGGCAGACTTCGTATCTCCTTGTAAGGACACCAGCTTATAGTAACGGTATTCGGCCGTTCTGATACCCGCTGCATAATTTAGTTTGTGCGCCATGGTGGCATACAGCTCCGTATAGCGATACGCTTTTTTCACCTGTCCTATCTCTGAATAATACGAAGCAAGCGAGTTATAGGCGTTCATGAGTTCTTTGACGTTTTGACTGGAGATTGCCGGTAACAGACTTTTTACTTCCAGCACATATTTTTCGGCGTCTCCGAAGCGTTTTGCATAGATCAGATTATTTAAAAACTCCACTGTTATCGATAATTTTTCCAGGTTAGTAACAGCCCGGCTTTTCATTTCTTCGAGTACGGCTAAAGCTTTAGGGAGTTCGCCCGTGTGGGTGTAGGCTAATGCCAGTGTTGAAGATCCGGCATCCATAAAGCCCCGGTCATTGTAACGTTTTGCCAGTCTTAATTCCTCGATGGCATATGGAATCGTCTGCTTATAGTCTTGAAGTTTAACATAAGTAGAAGCGATAAGGTGGTTGATTAAACTGACCTGTAGCGTTGTATCTCGGACCTCTTTGGCAGTCTGAAGCGCCAGTAAATTATATTTTAAGGCGTTGCTATAATCACCTAAGTCATACGATATCCTCCCGATATTCCAGTAAATCCCCTCAACCGTCCGGCGACTTACTCCTTTCCCTAAATTTAAGGCTTCGAACAGTAATCTAAGTCCTTCGGTAATTCGATCTGCATTAAATAACAGATCAGCATTTGCCGTTAGCAAAAAGGAGAGCCAAAGGACATTTCCGTTTTTTCTGAATATGCTGATAGCCTTGTTAATATATAGTATCCTGTTTTGAAGCGAGACCGGATCAGAAGTGGAGTAGTACTGAGCGATAAGGTGATATGATCTTGCCTCCCCATCGCTGTTATTATGCATTTGAGAAAATGCAAGCGCATTTTTAGCAGTCTTTAGACCCGTTTCGCCGTCGCCTCGATTATAATAAGTTTCTGCACTAAGCAGCATGGCATTAATAATTCCAAAATGATAGTCGAGCCGGCGACTTAGTGCTGCAGCCTGTGTTGCTAATGAAACAGCTGAATCAATGTCTTTCCCGTCTTTGGTAGGTTTTAGAAGCATTAAATGTCCCAGGGCCAGTTGCACCTGGACCTTAGTTGTATCGTCGGCACTTGTTGCCAGTCTTTGCCGTAATTCCGTCAAAGGTAATTCATCCAAATTGCTGGTTTGTGCCAGTGATGGCATTGCAAAAAGAATCAGGAAAATGCCTAATAATGCGTTCTTCATAATTTGTGCGCTTCGAAATGTCAAAAGCTTCTATACCAGATATAACGCCGGTTGAGCCCCAAACTCCAATTTATACAAAACTACAATACCTGACTCAAAATAACCCTAAAGGCATTGCATACCTTCCCCAAAAACATTCTTAATGGCCAACCGATTAAACATATATATCATTAAATATTCATAGCATTTTGTTTTAAAGAGTTAACAGCCAACTTTGTAAGGTCTTGCAGATTCAAATGGCCGTTGATTAGCCATAAGAAAGCCAATTAAGTATAGCCTGCATTGAACTGGTTAACCGGCTTTCTGCTTCATTGCCTTCTGCCCGTCGTCTATGTATCACTGGCGTGTCTTTTAAATTCTGTCAGTTAACCAAATTTGCCATGTTATCCCCGATGAGAAATTTATAATCCGGACAGCGATTCTAATGATGTTAAACCGTATTAACATGCCAGACATGTTTCATTAATGGAGCTGGAATGTAATCCATACTATCATTGGATATAAATCTTTTTTAGTTTTTTAAGTTTCGTCGTTTCCCTACAGGAGGCAACTCTCTCCTGTTGCAGGTGCTGCGCCTTTGTTTGCGATTCATGACACAATATTAGGAAGGAATTTAAAGGACCTCAAAAAAAACTATACGAGAGCCCGAAAATGGCTCATAAGAGCCGAAAAACGCCTCATAAGAGCTGTCATTAAAACGCTATTAAATGACGCTCAAATCCTTTTTTGTAGCTTTTACGAGCGGAATGCTGCCTTTCTCACCTGTAAGGGTAATGTGATGATCCTTCATGCTTAACTGGTATGGCTATTAGATTCGTTCCGATAGGCTTTGAGAAAGCTTTATGCTACGTTCATTCCACGTCTTAAACGCAAGATGAACGTAGCATAAAGCTATCTCAAAGCCTATCGGAACGAATATGTATCGAACAGATCTCGTCATTCACCGATACACATACAAAGTGGTGATAATATTTTAAAAACAGTATTGTCCGACTAGAATAAAAGATAGCATACAAAAAGAAGGAATTCAACTCGATCCCTGATAAGCAGACCCAGAGCGGGCTCAGACGACTATAAAAAGCAAAAGGTCGGGATCTGTAAAATAAACTGTGTCAATAATATTTAAGTACTAGCCTCGTTATTGAATGATATTTTTTCTGTTGCAGTTGGTCTGTGATCCAAAGATGCAAAAAATATCATTCAGTAACGAGGTTTTTTATAGCTTCAATTTTGGCCTATCTGGAAATATAATAGAGAGCTGAGATACGGTGATACTCCAATTCTGCAGTGGTTGCGCCCATTTCTTTTGTATATTCTGAGTCGCCAGGTAGATGAGTTTTAGCAACGCCATGTCTGAGGTAAATGCCCCTTTTGTTTTCGTTACTTTACGAATCTGTCGATGAAAGCCTTCTATGGTATTGGTTGTATAGATTAGTTTTCGGATCGCGGACGGATATTTAAAAAATGTACTGAGCTTATCCCAATTACGATTCCAGGATTCAATGACTATAGGATACTTTTTACCCCATTTGCCCTCCAGTTCAACCAACTGTTGCTCTGCTTCATCTTTACTTATTGCTTGGTAAACAGGCTTCAGATCTGCCATAAATGCTTTTTGATCCTTGCTAGCTACATATTTAAGTGAATTTCGGATCTGATGCACGATACAGGTCTGGACTTCTGTATGGGGAAAGACCGTGGCTATTGCTTCTGCGAACCCCTTTAAGTTATCTATGCAGGCAATCAGTATATCACATATACCCCGCTGTTGCAGGTTTGTAAGCACACTCAGCCAGAAATTAGCACCTTCGCTTTCTGAAACATACATACCCAACAAATCTTTACGGCCTTCAGCATTTATTCCCAGAATATTGTAAACGCAGCGATTTATAACACGTCCATCTTCTTTAACCTTGTAGTACATAGCATCAAGCCAAACAATGCAGTAAATGGCTTCTAAAGGCCGGTTCTGCCACTCTTTTACCAGGGGAATAACCTTATCGGTTATAGCAGAAAGCGTAGCAGCAGAAATATCGGTATCATACATGTCTTTTATATGGGCTGAAATATCGCGGAAGCTCATCCCATGCCCATACATGCCAATAATTTTATGCTCAAGACTCTCCGCAAGGATGGTCTCTCGCTTTTTAACAATTTGCGGATCAAACGTCGAGGAACGATCACGGGGTGTTTCAATATTAATGGTACCGTCTGCTGTCTTAAGTCGTTTGGGAGTACGACCATTTTTACGGTTGCCAGCGTCACGTTGCGCATCATCCAGATGCTCATCCAGTTCAGCTTCCATTGCTGCTTCCAGAAACTCTTTCAGTAAGGGCGCAAAGGCGCCATCCTTGCCAAAAAGAGATTTTCCTGAGCGAAATTGCTCTAGGGCCTTTTTCTTGAGGCCGTCATAATCAAATTGATCATTGTTGCTCATAAAAAAAACTGTCTTAAAGGTCTGAAATAATTTTTAACCTTTGACACAGTCTATTTTACACTCTCCACTTTTCAAGAGAAATGCAATAAATCTGCGTTCTTTTTTGAAGTTTTATAACAATCCTGAGGTCATTAATTTTCGTTCGTTTACCGTAGGTCACATTACGATCAATCCTTTTGATAATTTAGTATTATGGCAACTGATATTGATTAAGCAGGTTATCGGTGATACGAAGTCATTTCAACAGGCGATCGCGAAACTTAGGTATGCCGATATTGTTATTGGCGATTTAGATCCCGAAAAGTTGCTCAGGAAGATAATTTTTACTGCAACAATTGCAGAGCACAGATACAGAACAGAAGCTAATTTACTCGATAGGTGATGAGGCGCATTTTTCTTTTACTGTAGACCATTCAAAAGCGGAGTACGGGGACGTGGATAATCTTAGTTATTTTATAAAAAAAAATAATGTAGTATTGCTTCATAAGCCGATTAATGAAACTAATGCAGTCGAACGTTATCTGATCCCGATGCTTAATCAGTTAGTATCAGAGCTGATTGAATTGAACCTACTATAGCCTTTTGCGATATGATAATAATGAATTGCACCTTATTCCAAGTTCAGCATTAATTCAAGTTCCGTCTCGTAATTAAAACATTAAATGTATGCGTATTTCACGTTGGGTTATTATCTGAGTCATCTTCTTTTGCATTCTAATACTTTCGCTCGGGCTTCCCCTCTATCATAGTGAATTTCCGATGGCATTCTCTAACGATCAAGCTCATTGGGGGGGCTTTTGGCGATAATACTAACATGTTACTTGGTGTAGTTAATATCACAATACTTACTTTAATAGGAGTCAGCGAAACATACCCTCCAGACACTGAAAGCGCGATTTCCCAACTGATGTTGGTTCCGGAAATATCTTTTCTAGGTCATGTTCCTCCATCGCTGCCAGCTGTTCCAATTCCAAGCCCTTCTGCTCTGCTAAGCGAATGTACTTTTTGACAGTGTTGCGAGAGACGTTCATTACGAGGGCAATGGCTTCCAGGGCCATGCCATTCCTGCGATGCAAAAAGATCTGTTTTAGTTTAGTCATGCTGATAGTTTCTCCGGCCATCTTCCGTGGAGTTTTGTATCCCAAAGCAAATAATCCCGGAAGAACTAGAGGTGGTCAATATGCCGTTCCGGCATGTTGACCACCTACCTTAATTAAATTTATGTCTTTCCGGCATATTGACCAGCGGTACTGGCTGATTATCAATTATTAATATGAGTAAAGGCCGGAAAGGTGGTCAAGATGAGCGTTAGGGGTGGTCAACATCAAGCGTAATACACATCTTGATGCAGTAATCAAGAATCATTTTTTTAGCGAGTCTGCTGGTAATTAATGAAGCGGCATGTAACTTTCTATATAGGTATGCTATATTTAACTTTGGTATTGGAACAAATCAAACAAATTCAATAAAATCACTTTGGTTCTGGGACATGTCGGATAAAACTTTTTTCAATTTATTTATTAAATCCTGTCCAACTTGCAGGAAGAAATCGGCAGCTTGGTTCCTATTAATGTTCGCGGCAAAATGGTCCAGGGAGCCGTACATCGTCGAAAAATTAAGATCACTTGATAATAGGTCTATCACTCCAACAATAAAACCATTAATATGGTCATGCATAGAAGAATAACTCATAGACTGTACATGGCTGTTTAATGTCAGATAGGTACTTTCAAATAGCGGTACGAGAAAATATTTATACATACAAAGGGTATCCATTTCCAACAAAAGCACCAGGAAATGATCAAATCTAGCTAGAGATTCCTGATTATTTCTTACAACCTCCAATAATTTTTCGTAGAATCTTTCTTTATTCTCTGGCATGAATTCAGTTACATGTTTTGATGCAAAGTATTCCTGAAGCGATCGGTGTGGAAAAGTGTATTCAATACCGTCAAGGGTGATCATTCCTATCCCTATTAATAGGTCGATAACCAGTTTTTCATTATCAAATGATAATAGCGCATTCTTCTTCTTAATCAGACTGAGCATTCCATCCAAGTAATCTTCGCCAAAGAGATACTTCGCTTCAAAGAAACTGATATAACACAAATGTTTTAAGACACTTTTGATCTGTTCTTTTGTTAGTCCCGAAACCTTTTCTCTAATAAATGCGTGTTTGGATGTAGTGTCATGGACCGAATACAACGCTTCAAATACTTGCCGATAATACTCACTTCGTCTTTCAGGTATCTCCGCCTGGAATCTGTAAGTCAATATAAACATCGATAATAGTAGTGGATTACTTAAGAAAGTCGAATACATTCCATCAGATTGTGCATTCACAACCTCAATTAACTTGTTAGTTATCTCATTATTTATATCAAAATTTTGCTTTTTGATAAATGAGACAATATTCCGATTTCCAAAAGGACAGACCTCGAAGTTGACATAGCGAGGTAGCAGCTCAATGCCGGTATAAAACCTGGATGTAATCAAAAAGATATTCTGGTTGTATCGTCCTGTAAATATTTCAATTTCATGTAGGGTCTTGGACTTTTTACTTTGTTTAACCTCGTCAAATCCATCAAACATAAACACAAAGTGGTTCTTTGACAACATTCTGTCTATTATGTCATGT from Chitinophaga filiformis carries:
- a CDS encoding sensor histidine kinase codes for the protein MLKVNYRRLLLLTLFSLFIYGAFFFLSYVVDPGRTTKEFTNPWNLLLFVVESVITHYILIFKVIIPAMHKERKYSKLLMITILLFLIKFILNYGYFLIQREHNVVSTKTSLSLNSMSWLLLIVYVFNLITSFSIALLVEWVRKGKERIMLEKQRTEAELSALKHQINPHFLFNSLSFIYGKVIKLNKETADSILILANIMRYALGKSDATDGQVSIMDELEHMKNVVEINQRRHNRQLHIQYEEQIDDQSIRIIPLVLITLVENAFKHGDLHNAAHPLLIKVCTNVNEFSFDIRNKKGKGIKELSNGVGLQNISQRLSLTYGHRCSFILQNEEQFFSVSLKINWNI
- a CDS encoding sensor histidine kinase, whose translation is MKNALLGIFLILFAMPSLAQTSNLDELPLTELRQRLATSADDTTKVQVQLALGHLMLLKPTKDGKDIDSAVSLATQAAALSRRLDYHFGIINAMLLSAETYYNRGDGETGLKTAKNALAFSQMHNNSDGEARSYHLIAQYYSTSDPVSLQNRILYINKAISIFRKNGNVLWLSFLLTANADLLFNADRITEGLRLLFEALNLGKGVSRRTVEGIYWNIGRISYDLGDYSNALKYNLLALQTAKEVRDTTLQVSLINHLIASTYVKLQDYKQTIPYAIEELRLAKRYNDRGFMDAGSSTLALAYTHTGELPKALAVLEEMKSRAVTNLEKLSITVEFLNNLIYAKRFGDAEKYVLEVKSLLPAISSQNVKELMNAYNSLASYYSEIGQVKKAYRYTELYATMAHKLNYAAGIRTAEYRYYKLVSLQGDTKSAMKHFLKEKEIKDSIDNIARNYQISLLHIENEALEKNRHIDSLTREALISDIKLKRNQLLHKVTIGGIVLLLIITALIYSRYRLKQRSNALLLLQKSEIDQQNISLQHLVSDKNQLIGEKDLLLKEVNHRVKNNLQIVMSLLDTQSGYVQNEKAQEAILESQNRVQAIALIHDQLYKTDNTTEINLSLYIKELVHSLNSSLNYSMNKVAITCEIDDITLDVSQAIPVGIILNETVTNALKYAFPDHQTGHINILVKRAGAFIEIKISDNGVGLPKDFNPTTSNTLGIRLLEGLITQLEGTFSIENDHGLTILLKFPFKVYNTTTIVEGKRGLPPVSKYLTN
- a CDS encoding IS256 family transposase yields the protein MSNNDQFDYDGLKKKALEQFRSGKSLFGKDGAFAPLLKEFLEAAMEAELDEHLDDAQRDAGNRKNGRTPKRLKTADGTINIETPRDRSSTFDPQIVKKRETILAESLEHKIIGMYGHGMSFRDISAHIKDMYDTDISAATLSAITDKVIPLVKEWQNRPLEAIYCIVWLDAMYYKVKEDGRVINRCVYNILGINAEGRKDLLGMYVSESEGANFWLSVLTNLQQRGICDILIACIDNLKGFAEAIATVFPHTEVQTCIVHQIRNSLKYVASKDQKAFMADLKPVYQAISKDEAEQQLVELEGKWGKKYPIVIESWNRNWDKLSTFFKYPSAIRKLIYTTNTIEGFHRQIRKVTKTKGAFTSDMALLKLIYLATQNIQKKWAQPLQNWSITVSQLSIIFPDRPKLKL
- a CDS encoding sigma factor-like helix-turn-helix DNA-binding protein; the protein is MAGETISMTKLKQIFLHRRNGMALEAIALVMNVSRNTVKKYIRLAEQKGLELEQLAAMEEHDLEKIFPEPTSVGKSRFQCLEGMFR
- a CDS encoding NACHT domain-containing protein; the encoded protein is MERKDIISILKSPFERLLNLIGEEFRQAFANRIFEYQIEQFERNFLVKTLLHNGEPVMLSKIYEPLTIKKMSSRDSCHSIAITLYSAKQYFETYSSSTIFGYAGSGKSFIVKHLFTKCILEEYKIPIKIELRYLNEYENSLTDYMFKEVFHNNKLGTSHDIIDRMLSKNHFVFMFDGFDEVKQSKKSKTLHEIEIFTGRYNQNIFLITSRFYTGIELLPRYVNFEVCPFGNRNIVSFIKKQNFDINNEITNKLIEVVNAQSDGMYSTFLSNPLLLSMFILTYRFQAEIPERRSEYYRQVFEALYSVHDTTSKHAFIREKVSGLTKEQIKSVLKHLCYISFFEAKYLFGEDYLDGMLSLIKKKNALLSFDNEKLVIDLLIGIGMITLDGIEYTFPHRSLQEYFASKHVTEFMPENKERFYEKLLEVVRNNQESLARFDHFLVLLLEMDTLCMYKYFLVPLFESTYLTLNSHVQSMSYSSMHDHINGFIVGVIDLLSSDLNFSTMYGSLDHFAANINRNQAADFFLQVGQDLINKLKKVLSDMSQNQSDFIEFV